The proteins below come from a single Mycobacterium parmense genomic window:
- a CDS encoding type VII secretion-associated serine protease mycosin, which produces MQQSAIGSGKKWRGRASRAAIAAVLLTSGSLAGLPPASAISPPTIDPAAVPPDGPPGPPAPMKQTAYCTEVGTLPGTDFRLQPKYMDMLNLPEAWQFGRGAGQKVAVIDTGVTPHPRLPHLLPGGDYIMGGDGLSDCDAHGTIVASMIGAAPASGAVPLPAPPRRPVTIPTTEPPPKAPPPQTVTLSPLPQTITMVPPAPQDQNAPPGAPGAPPPPPPAGPPAAPAPGAPPAGPPAPGAPGAASHGGGTVTIPSYSGGAHVGAVGYPRGPMPLQPPPPPPPPPAPPAPSSGPDAYSGIAPDVDILSIRQSSQAFGLKDAYTGDEDPQTQAKIDSVQTMARAIVHAADLGATVINISDVTCMSARNIIDQRTLGAAVRYAAVDKNVVIVAAAGDSSKKDCKQNPPFDPLQPNDPRDWNAVNTVVTPSWFSDYVLTVGAVDTEGRPLTQGGQGQAPTSIAGPWVGIAAPGTDVVGLSPRDDGLINAIDGPDNTLLVPSGTSFSTAIVSGVAALVRAKFPQLTANQIINRLIRTARAPARGVDNQVGYGVIDPVAALTWDVPAGPPKPPQQLSAPLNLPKPAPNRDMVPVWVAAGGLIGALLIGGAVFGTTILMKHSRKQQ; this is translated from the coding sequence ATGCAGCAATCCGCTATCGGTAGTGGCAAGAAGTGGCGTGGCCGCGCATCTCGCGCGGCCATTGCCGCTGTCTTGCTCACTTCAGGTTCGCTAGCGGGGCTGCCCCCCGCATCCGCCATCTCCCCTCCGACGATCGACCCGGCCGCGGTCCCGCCTGACGGCCCGCCCGGCCCGCCGGCTCCGATGAAGCAGACCGCTTACTGCACGGAGGTCGGCACCTTGCCGGGCACCGACTTCCGGCTGCAGCCCAAGTACATGGACATGCTCAACCTGCCGGAGGCCTGGCAGTTCGGCCGCGGCGCCGGCCAGAAGGTGGCCGTCATCGACACCGGTGTCACTCCGCACCCGAGGCTGCCGCATCTGCTGCCGGGCGGTGACTACATCATGGGCGGCGACGGGTTGTCCGACTGCGACGCCCACGGCACCATCGTCGCGTCGATGATCGGCGCTGCCCCCGCCAGCGGAGCCGTCCCGCTTCCCGCGCCACCGCGCCGGCCGGTGACCATCCCCACCACGGAGCCGCCCCCGAAGGCGCCGCCACCGCAGACGGTGACGCTGTCGCCGCTGCCGCAGACCATCACGATGGTCCCGCCCGCGCCGCAGGACCAGAACGCCCCGCCGGGTGCGCCCGGCGCGCCCCCGCCGCCCCCGCCGGCCGGGCCGCCCGCCGCGCCGGCTCCTGGAGCCCCACCGGCAGGACCACCCGCCCCCGGGGCTCCCGGGGCGGCGAGCCATGGCGGCGGCACGGTGACGATCCCGAGCTACTCGGGCGGCGCCCATGTCGGCGCCGTCGGCTACCCGCGCGGTCCCATGCCCTTGCAGCCGCCGCCGCCGCCCCCACCGCCTCCCGCCCCGCCGGCGCCGTCGTCGGGACCCGACGCCTACAGCGGCATCGCACCCGACGTCGACATCCTGTCGATCCGGCAGTCGAGCCAGGCGTTCGGCCTCAAGGACGCCTACACCGGCGACGAGGACCCGCAGACGCAGGCGAAGATCGACAGTGTCCAGACGATGGCGCGCGCGATCGTGCACGCCGCCGACCTGGGCGCGACGGTGATCAACATCTCCGACGTGACCTGCATGAGCGCACGCAACATCATCGACCAGCGCACGCTGGGCGCCGCCGTCCGTTACGCGGCCGTCGACAAGAACGTGGTGATCGTCGCCGCGGCGGGCGACAGCAGCAAGAAGGACTGCAAGCAGAACCCGCCCTTCGACCCGCTGCAGCCGAACGATCCGCGCGACTGGAACGCGGTCAACACCGTGGTGACGCCGTCCTGGTTCAGCGATTACGTCCTGACCGTCGGCGCCGTCGACACCGAGGGACGCCCCCTCACCCAGGGTGGTCAGGGGCAGGCCCCGACCAGCATCGCCGGGCCGTGGGTGGGGATCGCCGCCCCCGGAACCGACGTGGTGGGGCTCTCGCCGCGCGACGACGGCCTGATCAACGCGATCGACGGGCCCGACAACACGCTGCTGGTCCCGTCCGGCACCAGCTTCTCCACCGCGATCGTGTCCGGGGTGGCCGCGCTGGTCCGCGCCAAGTTCCCCCAACTCACGGCGAACCAGATCATCAATCGATTGATCCGCACGGCGCGCGCACCGGCCCGCGGCGTGGATAATCAAGTCGGATACGGTGTCATCGACCCCGTGGCGGCGCTGACCTGGGATGTACCAGCCGGTCCGCCCAAACCGCCGCAGCAGTTGTCGGCGCCGTTGAACCTGCCGAAGCCGGCACCCAATCGGGACATGGTCCCGGTATGGGTGGCCGCGGGAGGGTTGATCGGGGCACTGCTCATCGGTGGCGCGGTGTTCGGGACAACGATTTTGATGAAGCATTCGCGTAAGCAGCAATAG
- the eccD gene encoding type VII secretion integral membrane protein EccD, protein MTAVVEALQPDVEGISQPRAVVVGIMAGEGVQIGVLLDANAPVSVMTDPLLKVVNSRLRELGEPTLEASGRGRWALCLVDGSPLRATQSLTEQDVYDGDRLWIRYIPDTEHRSQVIEHISTAVAANLSKRFAAIDPTVALQVGATMVASGVIAGSALLGWFRFHHNSWLPTVFAAVIAAAVLGVSGLLLSRARSDHERGVGDMLLLSGLAPLAVAAAAAPPGGVGSPQAVLGFGVLTIAAIMGLRFTGRRLGLYTAIITVAAVAAVAALARMVAMTSAVTLLTCVVLLCVLGYQSAPAIARRLAGIRLPVFPSATSRWVFEARPDLPTTVVRSEGGRPVLEGPASVRDVVLQAERARSFLGGLLTGLGVLMVVTLTALADPHTGQRWLPLLLAGFSAGFLMLRGRSYVDRWQAITLAGTAVLIVATVVIRYALVLQSPLSVSISVAILVLLPAAGLTAAAVVPNTVYSPLFRKFVEWIEYLCLMPIFPLAFWLMNVYAAIRYR, encoded by the coding sequence ATGACTGCTGTCGTCGAAGCATTACAGCCTGATGTTGAGGGCATCTCACAGCCTAGGGCGGTGGTCGTCGGCATCATGGCCGGTGAGGGCGTACAGATCGGCGTCCTGCTGGACGCCAACGCCCCGGTGTCGGTGATGACCGACCCGCTGCTGAAGGTGGTGAACAGCCGCCTGCGCGAGCTGGGTGAGCCCACCCTCGAGGCCAGTGGCCGCGGCAGGTGGGCACTGTGCCTGGTCGACGGCAGCCCGCTGCGCGCCACCCAGTCCCTCACCGAGCAGGACGTGTACGACGGCGACCGGCTGTGGATCCGGTACATCCCGGACACCGAGCACCGTTCTCAGGTCATCGAGCACATCTCCACCGCGGTGGCCGCGAACCTCAGCAAACGATTCGCCGCTATCGACCCGACGGTCGCGCTTCAGGTCGGCGCGACCATGGTCGCGTCGGGTGTGATCGCCGGGTCCGCGTTGCTGGGCTGGTTCCGCTTCCACCACAACTCCTGGCTGCCGACGGTCTTCGCCGCGGTGATCGCCGCCGCGGTGCTGGGCGTCTCCGGGTTGCTGCTGTCGCGTGCCCGCAGCGATCACGAGCGCGGCGTCGGCGACATGCTCCTGCTCAGCGGCCTCGCGCCGTTGGCCGTCGCCGCGGCGGCCGCGCCTCCGGGCGGGGTCGGTTCGCCGCAGGCGGTGCTGGGCTTCGGTGTCCTCACCATCGCCGCGATCATGGGGCTTCGCTTCACCGGGCGTCGACTGGGCCTGTACACCGCGATCATCACCGTCGCGGCGGTGGCCGCGGTCGCCGCGCTCGCCCGCATGGTCGCGATGACCAGCGCTGTGACGCTGCTGACCTGCGTCGTGCTGCTCTGCGTGCTCGGCTACCAGAGCGCGCCCGCCATCGCGCGGCGGCTGGCCGGCATCCGCCTTCCCGTGTTCCCTTCGGCCACGAGCCGCTGGGTGTTCGAGGCTCGCCCCGACCTGCCCACGACCGTCGTCCGCTCCGAGGGCGGCCGGCCGGTCCTGGAGGGTCCGGCGTCGGTGCGCGACGTGGTGCTGCAGGCCGAGCGCGCCCGCTCGTTCCTCGGCGGTCTGCTGACCGGGCTGGGCGTGCTGATGGTGGTCACGCTGACCGCGCTGGCGGATCCGCACACCGGACAGCGCTGGCTGCCGCTGCTGCTGGCCGGCTTCAGCGCCGGGTTCCTCATGCTGCGCGGGCGCTCGTACGTCGACCGCTGGCAGGCGATCACCCTGGCCGGGACGGCCGTGCTGATTGTCGCGACGGTGGTCATCCGCTACGCGCTGGTGCTGCAGTCGCCGCTGTCGGTGTCGATCAGCGTGGCGATCCTGGTGCTGCTGCCGGCGGCCGGGCTCACGGCCGCGGCGGTCGTGCCCAACACCGTCTACAGCCCGCTGTTCCGCAAGTTCGTGGAATGGATCGAGTACCTCTGCCTGATGCCGATCTTCCCGCTGGCGTTTTGGTTGATGAACGTTTATGCAGCAATCCGCTATCGGTAG
- a CDS encoding ESX secretion-associated protein EspG, producing the protein MDQQSTRTDITVNVDGFWMLQALLDIRHVAPELRCRPYVSTDSSDWLNEHPGMAVMREQGIVVGDEVQEQVATRMRVLAAPDLEVVALLSRGKLLYGVVEEENQTPGSRDIPDNEFRVVLARRGQHWVSAVRVGNDITVDDVAIADSASIASLVMDGLESIHHAEPAAINAVNVPLEEMLEATKSWQESGFNVFSGGDLRRMGISAATVAALGQALSDPAAEVAVYARQYQDDAKGPSTSVLSLKDGSGGRIAMYQQARTAGSGEAWLAICPATPQLVQVGIKTVLDTLPYGEWKSHSRV; encoded by the coding sequence ATGGATCAACAGAGCACCCGCACCGACATCACCGTCAACGTCGACGGCTTCTGGATGCTTCAGGCGCTGCTCGACATCCGGCACGTAGCGCCCGAGTTGCGCTGCCGGCCTTATGTGTCTACCGACTCGAGCGACTGGCTCAACGAGCATCCGGGGATGGCCGTGATGCGGGAGCAGGGGATCGTCGTCGGTGACGAGGTGCAAGAGCAGGTCGCCACCCGCATGCGGGTGCTGGCCGCGCCGGACCTCGAGGTCGTAGCGCTGCTCTCACGCGGCAAACTGCTCTACGGCGTGGTCGAGGAAGAGAACCAGACGCCGGGTTCGCGCGACATCCCCGACAACGAGTTCCGCGTGGTGCTGGCCCGGCGTGGCCAGCACTGGGTGTCGGCGGTCCGTGTCGGCAACGACATCACCGTCGACGACGTCGCGATTGCCGACAGTGCTTCGATCGCCTCGCTGGTGATGGACGGCCTCGAGTCGATTCACCACGCGGAACCCGCGGCGATCAACGCGGTCAACGTGCCGCTGGAGGAAATGCTGGAAGCGACCAAGTCGTGGCAGGAGTCCGGCTTCAACGTCTTCTCCGGAGGCGACCTGCGGCGGATGGGCATCAGCGCCGCGACCGTCGCCGCCCTGGGGCAGGCGTTGTCCGACCCGGCCGCCGAGGTTGCGGTGTATGCGCGTCAATATCAGGACGACGCCAAGGGCCCGAGCACGTCGGTCCTGTCCCTCAAGGACGGATCGGGCGGCCGGATCGCGATGTACCAGCAGGCCCGGACGGCCGGCTCGGGGGAGGCGTGGCTGGCCATCTGCCCGGCCACCCCTCAGTTGGTTCAGGTGGGCATCAAGACTGTGCTGGACACGCTGCCCTACGGCGAGTGGAAATCTCACAGCAGAGTCTGA
- a CDS encoding WXG100 family type VII secretion target — protein sequence MTINYSFGDVDAHGATIRAQAASLEAEHQSIVRDVLAAGDFWGGAGSVACQEFITQLGRNFQVIYEQANSHGQKVQTAGSNMSSTDSAVGSSWA from the coding sequence ATGACCATCAATTACTCGTTCGGCGATGTGGACGCCCACGGCGCCACGATTCGCGCGCAGGCGGCTTCGCTGGAGGCCGAGCACCAGTCCATCGTTCGCGATGTGCTGGCCGCCGGTGACTTCTGGGGTGGCGCCGGTTCGGTGGCCTGCCAGGAGTTCATCACTCAGCTGGGCCGCAACTTCCAGGTGATCTATGAGCAGGCCAACTCCCACGGCCAGAAGGTTCAGACCGCCGGCAGCAACATGTCGAGCACTGACTCTGCCGTCGGCTCCAGCTGGGCCTAG
- a CDS encoding WXG100 family type VII secretion target: protein MATRFMTDPHEMRAMAGRFETHAQTVEDEARKMWASSMNIAGAGWSGQAQATSYDTMGQVNQAFRNIVNMLHGVRDGLIRDASNYEQQEQASQQILGS from the coding sequence ATGGCAACTCGTTTTATGACTGACCCGCACGAGATGCGGGCGATGGCGGGGCGTTTCGAGACCCACGCGCAGACCGTCGAGGACGAGGCCCGCAAGATGTGGGCGTCGTCGATGAACATCGCCGGTGCCGGCTGGAGCGGCCAGGCTCAGGCGACGTCGTATGACACCATGGGCCAGGTCAACCAGGCCTTCCGCAACATCGTGAACATGCTGCACGGCGTGCGTGACGGGTTGATCCGCGACGCCAGCAACTACGAGCAGCAAGAGCAGGCTTCTCAGCAGATCCTCGGCAGCTAG
- a CDS encoding PE family protein, with protein sequence MSFVTTQPEALAAAAGSLQGIGSTLSAQNAAAAAPTTGVVPAAADEVSALTAAQFAAHAQMYQAVSAQAQAIHEMFVNTLTMSSGSYAATEAANAAAAG encoded by the coding sequence ATGTCGTTCGTGACCACACAGCCGGAGGCTCTGGCCGCGGCGGCCGGGAGCCTGCAGGGCATCGGCTCGACGCTGAGCGCTCAGAACGCCGCCGCAGCAGCCCCGACCACCGGTGTCGTACCGGCCGCGGCAGACGAGGTGTCGGCGCTGACCGCGGCGCAGTTCGCCGCCCACGCGCAGATGTACCAGGCAGTGAGCGCCCAGGCCCAGGCGATCCACGAGATGTTCGTGAACACCCTGACCATGAGCTCCGGGTCGTACGCGGCCACCGAGGCCGCCAACGCGGCCGCCGCCGGCTGA
- a CDS encoding PPE family protein, whose amino-acid sequence MDFGALPPEINSARLYSGSGSTSLVTAASAWNSLAAELNAAALQYENVVTQLSSEEWLGPASASMAGAVTPYVEWMTATAAQAEQTATQASSAAAAYESAFAAIVPPPLIAANRQQLAQLVSTNVLGLNTAAIAQLEAQYGEFWAQDAATMYSYAGNSATASSVTPFAAAPEVASPAASTTQAAAVTTAAGTSVSSIQNQINSLISQITSQLQRLAAPIYSPIQGEWNYLASSSGPLSWLWQILFGQSSFPGNSLSAFMTAYTPYAGVFYNTEGLPYFSIGMGNFLTQVAKTTGALGGAAPAAAAAVPKGLPSLGGLLGGGAAHVTGSLGGGGTVGRLSVPSTWTGTLAAEHHAASAIPVSNVREAPDAGAGNLLGGMPLAGTGSAPGGAGPRYGFKPTVMARPPAAG is encoded by the coding sequence ATCGATTTCGGTGCTCTACCGCCGGAGATCAATTCCGCCCGGCTGTATTCCGGCAGCGGTTCGACGTCACTGGTCACGGCGGCGTCGGCGTGGAACTCGCTGGCGGCCGAGCTCAACGCGGCCGCCCTTCAATACGAGAACGTGGTGACCCAGCTGTCGAGCGAGGAATGGCTCGGGCCGGCGTCGGCGTCGATGGCGGGCGCGGTCACGCCGTACGTCGAGTGGATGACGGCGACGGCCGCCCAGGCGGAGCAGACGGCGACGCAGGCCAGTTCGGCGGCGGCGGCCTACGAGTCCGCCTTCGCAGCGATCGTGCCGCCGCCGCTCATCGCCGCCAACCGCCAACAGCTCGCGCAGCTGGTGTCGACCAACGTGCTGGGCCTGAACACCGCCGCGATCGCCCAGTTGGAAGCGCAATACGGCGAATTCTGGGCTCAGGATGCCGCGACGATGTACAGCTATGCCGGCAACTCGGCGACGGCCTCCAGCGTCACCCCCTTCGCCGCGGCGCCGGAGGTCGCCAGCCCGGCGGCCTCCACCACCCAGGCCGCGGCGGTGACCACCGCCGCCGGCACCTCCGTCAGCTCGATCCAGAACCAGATCAACAGCCTGATCAGCCAGATCACCTCACAACTGCAGAGGCTGGCGGCGCCGATCTACTCGCCCATCCAAGGCGAGTGGAACTACCTCGCGTCGTCGTCGGGTCCGCTGTCGTGGCTGTGGCAGATCCTCTTCGGGCAGTCGTCGTTTCCGGGCAACAGCCTGTCGGCGTTCATGACGGCATACACGCCCTACGCCGGTGTCTTCTACAACACCGAGGGTCTGCCCTACTTCAGCATCGGTATGGGCAACTTCCTGACCCAGGTCGCGAAGACTACGGGAGCCCTCGGCGGGGCGGCTCCGGCGGCCGCGGCCGCCGTTCCCAAGGGCTTGCCCAGCCTGGGAGGCCTGCTCGGCGGCGGTGCCGCGCATGTGACCGGGTCGCTGGGCGGTGGCGGTACGGTCGGGCGGCTGTCGGTTCCGTCGACATGGACGGGCACGTTGGCAGCCGAACATCACGCCGCCTCGGCGATCCCGGTCAGCAATGTCAGGGAGGCGCCCGACGCCGGGGCCGGAAATCTGCTGGGCGGCATGCCGCTGGCGGGGACGGGATCCGCTCCCGGCGGTGCCGGGCCGCGATACGGGTTCAAGCCCACCGTCATGGCCCGGCCGCCCGCGGCCGGATGA
- a CDS encoding PPE family protein, translated as MDYGALPPEINSGRMYAGPGSDSLMAAAAGWDGLAAELGSTAAGYQAVLTELTGSAWLGPASRSMLAAAAPYIAWLGSAAALAGDTASQARSAAAAYETAFAMTVPPPVIAANRVLLTTLIATNFFGQNSAAIAATEAQYAEMWAQDATAMYGYAGASAIATELAPFTEPAQNTNQGGPAAQASAVTQAIATPTGAGVAQATPGLAVAPDGISITSLFTSINEVLQQLSSASYASGLNPMDWWIVQQFANLNATSRQALARTTVGLGYFSAGIMSFWGSITQQSTFGPGGATAGAGGAWYPTPQFAGLGLSNLAGTHPASAVSANLASSSRIGGLSVPSNWASPPGSMEEPVAKAMAVDYVGGPHGDTSGLLRGVPMSAGGRRGAGAWPPREYGFKHRVLVRPPSAG; from the coding sequence ATGGACTACGGGGCCCTGCCACCGGAGATCAACTCGGGCCGGATGTATGCCGGTCCGGGTTCGGATTCGTTGATGGCTGCGGCGGCGGGCTGGGACGGGCTCGCGGCTGAGTTGGGCTCCACGGCCGCCGGCTACCAGGCGGTGCTCACCGAGTTGACCGGCTCGGCGTGGCTGGGCCCGGCGTCCCGATCGATGCTCGCCGCGGCCGCGCCGTACATCGCCTGGCTCGGCTCCGCGGCCGCCCTGGCCGGGGATACCGCGAGTCAGGCCCGCTCGGCGGCGGCCGCTTACGAGACCGCGTTCGCGATGACGGTGCCCCCGCCGGTGATCGCGGCCAACCGGGTCCTGCTGACGACGCTGATCGCAACGAATTTCTTCGGCCAGAATTCCGCGGCGATCGCGGCTACGGAGGCCCAGTACGCCGAGATGTGGGCTCAGGATGCCACCGCGATGTACGGCTACGCGGGCGCTTCGGCGATCGCGACGGAACTGGCTCCGTTCACCGAACCGGCGCAGAACACGAACCAGGGCGGTCCGGCCGCGCAAGCGTCCGCAGTAACCCAGGCCATCGCGACGCCGACTGGTGCCGGCGTCGCCCAGGCCACCCCCGGGCTTGCCGTGGCGCCGGATGGCATTTCGATCACTTCGCTGTTCACTTCGATCAACGAAGTCCTGCAACAGCTTTCGTCCGCGTCCTACGCCTCGGGACTGAATCCGATGGACTGGTGGATTGTTCAGCAGTTCGCCAATCTCAACGCCACCAGCAGACAGGCATTGGCCCGCACCACCGTGGGGCTCGGGTATTTCTCGGCAGGAATCATGTCCTTCTGGGGCTCGATCACTCAGCAGAGCACCTTCGGCCCCGGTGGGGCGACGGCAGGCGCGGGCGGCGCTTGGTATCCGACCCCGCAGTTCGCGGGGCTCGGCCTGAGCAACCTGGCGGGCACACACCCCGCATCGGCGGTCTCGGCCAACCTCGCCTCCTCCTCCAGGATCGGTGGCCTGTCGGTGCCGTCGAACTGGGCATCGCCGCCGGGCTCGATGGAGGAGCCCGTGGCCAAGGCGATGGCGGTCGACTACGTCGGCGGCCCGCACGGCGACACCAGCGGCCTGCTGCGGGGGGTCCCCATGAGCGCCGGGGGCCGGCGCGGCGCCGGCGCGTGGCCACCGCGCGAATACGGATTCAAACACCGGGTGCTGGTGCGCCCGCCGTCGGCCGGATAA
- a CDS encoding PPE family protein — protein sequence MIDFGALPPEINSGRLYAGPGSASLMTAASAWNGIAAELNSAAVAYDKVVTTLSSEEWMGPASAAMAAAVQPYVTWMSTTAAQAEEAATQAQAAAAAYETALASVTPPPLIAANRATLAQAVSTNVLGQNNGIIAQLEAQYSEFWAQSAGAMYSYAGQSSAASQVSTLQSAPNIASPTATATQTAATNAAAATPAASIQSWISNLQTEITNSLTSVANPITGASATPTSALTELWFLISGQTVLPTNLGTFLSGYSNYASFFYNTEGLPYFSVGMGNFGVQISKTLGWIGGAAAPAAAAVPKGLPGLGGLLGGGAAHVAASVGGASSIGKLSVPVSWAGTTAPAIGHAPQLVSTVSAAPEAAGGPGNLLGGMPLAGVGSGGAGGAGPRYGFRPTVMARPPLGG from the coding sequence GTGATTGATTTTGGTGCGTTACCGCCGGAGATCAACTCCGGGCGGTTGTATGCCGGCCCGGGTTCGGCGTCGTTGATGACGGCGGCATCGGCGTGGAACGGGATTGCCGCCGAGCTGAATTCGGCCGCGGTGGCCTACGACAAAGTGGTGACCACGTTGTCCAGCGAGGAGTGGATGGGGCCGGCGTCGGCGGCAATGGCCGCCGCGGTGCAGCCGTACGTGACGTGGATGAGCACCACGGCCGCCCAGGCCGAAGAGGCGGCCACTCAGGCTCAGGCGGCCGCGGCGGCGTATGAGACCGCGCTGGCCTCGGTGACGCCGCCCCCGCTGATCGCGGCCAACCGCGCCACGCTGGCGCAAGCGGTCTCGACCAACGTGTTGGGCCAGAACAACGGGATCATCGCGCAACTGGAAGCCCAGTACTCCGAGTTCTGGGCGCAGAGCGCCGGTGCGATGTACAGCTACGCGGGGCAGTCCTCCGCGGCCTCGCAGGTGTCCACCCTGCAGAGCGCGCCCAACATCGCCAGCCCGACGGCCACGGCCACCCAGACCGCCGCGACCAACGCCGCGGCCGCCACCCCGGCGGCCTCGATCCAGAGCTGGATCAGCAACCTGCAAACCGAAATCACCAACTCGCTGACCAGCGTCGCGAACCCGATCACCGGCGCCAGCGCCACGCCCACCTCGGCGCTGACCGAGTTGTGGTTCTTGATCAGCGGCCAGACCGTGCTGCCCACCAACCTGGGCACGTTCCTCAGCGGCTACTCCAACTACGCCAGCTTCTTCTACAACACCGAGGGTCTGCCCTACTTCAGCGTTGGTATGGGTAACTTCGGTGTGCAGATCTCCAAGACGCTGGGTTGGATCGGCGGGGCGGCCGCGCCTGCCGCCGCCGCAGTGCCCAAGGGTCTGCCCGGTCTCGGCGGCCTGCTCGGTGGCGGTGCGGCCCACGTGGCGGCCTCGGTGGGCGGCGCCAGCTCGATCGGCAAGCTCTCGGTGCCGGTGTCGTGGGCAGGCACCACCGCCCCGGCGATCGGACACGCCCCGCAGTTGGTGAGCACCGTCAGCGCGGCCCCCGAGGCCGCGGGCGGCCCGGGGAACCTGCTCGGCGGCATGCCGCTGGCAGGGGTGGGCTCCGGGGGCGCCGGCGGCGCCGGCCCCCGATACGGGTTCCGCCCGACCGTCATGGCGCGGCCCCCGCTGGGCGGCTAA
- a CDS encoding PE family protein yields the protein MSFVTTQPEALAAAAGALQGIGSTLSAQNAAAAAPTTGVVPAAADEVSALTAAQFAAHAQMYQAVSAQAAAIHEQFVNTLSMSSGSYAATEAANAAAAG from the coding sequence ATGTCGTTCGTAACTACGCAGCCCGAGGCGTTGGCGGCTGCGGCGGGTGCGTTGCAGGGTATCGGCTCGACGCTGAGCGCCCAGAACGCGGCGGCGGCGGCCCCGACCACCGGGGTGGTGCCGGCGGCTGCCGACGAGGTGTCGGCGCTGACCGCGGCGCAGTTCGCCGCGCACGCCCAGATGTACCAGGCCGTCAGCGCGCAGGCGGCGGCGATTCACGAGCAGTTTGTCAACACCCTGAGCATGAGTTCGGGGTCGTACGCGGCGACCGAGGCGGCCAACGCGGCCGCGGCTGGCTAA
- a CDS encoding PPE family protein — protein sequence MFDFGALPPEINSGRMYTGPGSEPMMVAASAWDELAAELGTATSGYTSVIDELTNGPWVGPTSAAMVSAVVPYLSWMSNLAGQAEQTAGQARAAAAAFEAAFAMTVPPPVIAANRVLLMTLIATNFFGQNFPAIAATEAQYAEMWAQDAVAMYGYAASSAAAAQVPRITAPPNTTTPDGQSAQFASMSQATAQPTGNIAQNVASTASQLVPAAYTLPTSPQQLIAGIESTWPWNVIQQQFNDFLMYGLPTPTNNYLGINTTMYTAVIKQTLQAYFGVGIGNFGYGIGQQLTTGPGGTTAGVGGAWFPTPQFAGLHLGSLGGVGAHTAGSVEVSAGGAGKVGMLSVPESWSSPTTQATLASATMEEGAPVSGATSGTSGTVAQPGNALLRGMPPGAAGRRTAGYGYTNKYGFRYSVLTRPPSAG from the coding sequence GTGTTCGACTTCGGCGCGTTACCGCCCGAAATCAATTCCGGTCGCATGTACACCGGGCCGGGTTCGGAGCCCATGATGGTTGCCGCGTCCGCTTGGGATGAGTTGGCGGCGGAATTGGGCACGGCGACTTCCGGCTATACCTCGGTGATCGACGAGTTGACCAACGGGCCCTGGGTGGGGCCCACGTCGGCGGCGATGGTGTCCGCAGTGGTCCCGTACTTGAGCTGGATGAGTAATCTGGCGGGCCAGGCCGAGCAGACGGCGGGCCAGGCCCGGGCGGCGGCGGCGGCGTTCGAGGCGGCGTTCGCGATGACGGTTCCGCCGCCGGTGATCGCGGCCAATCGGGTGTTGCTGATGACGCTGATCGCGACCAATTTCTTCGGGCAGAACTTCCCGGCGATCGCGGCCACGGAGGCCCAGTACGCCGAGATGTGGGCTCAGGATGCGGTGGCGATGTACGGGTACGCCGCCTCGTCGGCGGCCGCCGCACAGGTGCCGCGGATCACCGCGCCGCCCAACACCACCACCCCGGACGGACAGTCCGCGCAGTTCGCCTCGATGTCTCAGGCGACGGCCCAGCCGACCGGCAACATCGCGCAGAACGTGGCCAGTACCGCCTCGCAGCTGGTACCGGCCGCTTACACGCTGCCCACCTCGCCGCAACAGCTGATCGCCGGCATCGAGTCGACATGGCCGTGGAATGTGATCCAGCAGCAGTTCAACGACTTCCTGATGTACGGGTTGCCGACCCCGACCAACAACTACCTGGGCATCAACACCACCATGTACACCGCGGTGATCAAGCAGACCCTGCAGGCGTACTTCGGGGTGGGTATCGGAAACTTCGGGTACGGCATCGGGCAGCAGTTGACAACCGGTCCCGGTGGTACGACTGCCGGTGTGGGTGGTGCCTGGTTCCCCACACCGCAGTTCGCCGGTCTGCACCTGGGCAGCCTGGGCGGTGTGGGCGCCCACACCGCCGGGTCGGTGGAAGTCAGCGCGGGCGGCGCCGGCAAGGTCGGGATGCTGTCGGTACCGGAGAGCTGGTCGTCGCCGACCACGCAGGCGACTCTCGCGAGCGCCACGATGGAGGAGGGCGCCCCGGTGTCCGGCGCCACGAGCGGCACCTCGGGGACCGTTGCCCAGCCCGGCAACGCACTGCTTCGGGGCATGCCGCCCGGCGCGGCGGGCCGGCGCACCGCCGGCTACGGCTACACCAACAAATACGGGTTCCGCTACAGCGTGCTGACGCGCCCACCGTCGGCCGGCTGA
- a CDS encoding ferredoxin: MRVRLEKSKCVGHAQCYAVDPELFPIDDSGYSIVEDHEVRPEDEQLTRDGVASCPEMALILDED, translated from the coding sequence ATGAGGGTCCGTCTCGAAAAGTCCAAATGTGTTGGCCATGCGCAGTGTTACGCCGTCGACCCGGAGCTGTTCCCCATCGACGATTCCGGCTATTCGATTGTCGAAGACCACGAGGTGCGGCCCGAGGACGAGCAGCTCACCCGGGACGGCGTGGCGTCCTGCCCCGAGATGGCGCTGATACTCGACGAGGACTGA